A single Lolium perenne isolate Kyuss_39 chromosome 6, Kyuss_2.0, whole genome shotgun sequence DNA region contains:
- the LOC139832803 gene encoding uncharacterized protein, whose amino-acid sequence MPLCQSVACVATAAAAGWFACLPPSPNMASAPTPATPKAPAGPAGRYAVYVAAVPLRAPQGPAQALMSAGYSLGLWDLQHFMVLLRPDPPRSQAPLVFDFQPRDPEDALAALAALSRSKIPGVVRRRTLRRIPDRRSWFVGLCDGDAADAAERFSERWSTDLVVGEHDCRDYTNGLVEVLTGEKRVLESLRASSGANEVAP is encoded by the exons ATGCCTCTATGCCAGTCAGTTGCTTGTGTGGCCACGGCTGCCGCAGCCGGTTGGTTCGCCTGCCTTCCGCCGTCGCCCAATATGGCGTCTGCACCTACGCCGGCGACGCCCAAGGCCCCGGCGGGGCCAGCGGGTAGGTACGCCGTGTACGTCGCGGCCGTGCCGTTGCGAGCTCCCCAGGGGCCAGCCCAGGCCCTGATGTCGGCGGGCTACTCGCTCGGCCTGTGGGACCTTCAGCACTTCATGGTGCTCCTCCGGCCTGACCCGCCCAGAAGCCAG GCGCCGTTGGTGTTCGATTTCCAGCCTCGAGACCCCGAGGATGCTCTGGCGGCGTTGGCAGCCCTGTCGCGGAGCAAAATTCCCG GAGTGGTTCGGAGAAGAACGCTGCGGAGGATCCCGGACAGGAGGAGCTGGTTCGTCGGGCTCTGCGACGGCGACGCCGCGGACGCCGCCGAGAGGTTCAGCGAGCGGTGGTCGACTGACCTGGTGGTGGGGGAGCACGACTGCCGGGACTACACCAACG GGCTCGTCGAAGTCTTGACGGGAGAAAAACGTGTCCTGGAGTCGCTCAGAGCATCATCAGGCGCCAACGAGGTGGCACCTTG A
- the LOC139832515 gene encoding uncharacterized protein translates to MGTEEARVCGLHPNAWSNENRVSQEENDNLMRTFSEKELEELVMDMKSDSAPGPDGFPVFFFKKFWGLVRLGVLHILNDFILGRIDIARLNFGVLSLIPKVPGADKITQFRPIALINVVFKIVSKALASKLDPIANRIISPNQTAFIKGRFILDGVLALHEIVHELKIRKQGCLLLKLDFEKAYDHVNWNFLQEVLRAKGFDVGVVHRISQLVMGGQTAISINGEVGPFFCLKINYHKSEVVVMGASELRKQQVADWLNCKRGAFPFIYLGLPISDRKLTMEQWLFLVRKLAGRDGIRAKFDSHRARFYWEGSGPKRRYHLVNWPTVCRPKECGGLGLLNSKKMNIALMLKWVWKLFQPENPIWVQIIRAKYPSANNIFAGSGHGGSQFWRSLHKIKHFFKLGASRLVQDGNRTLFWMDKWFGDVALKDRFPTLFSISDSQMITVGQVCRGGGALSFRRSLDQLGIADWHLLRSIIDQIHLVPGQDRMWKPLAKPLDRPWIDHAIVELKLLHDAAAPRRDDQDT, encoded by the exons ATGGGGACGGAAGAGGCCAGGGTGTGTGGGCTACACCCCAATGCCTGGAGTAACGAGAACCGTGTCTCTCAGGAAGAGAACGACAACCTGATGAGAACCTTTTCGGAGAAGGAGTTGGAAGAGTTAGTCATGGACATGAAATCCGACTCGGCCCCAGGCCCGGATGGGTTTCCAGTGTTCTTCTTTAAGAAGTTCTGGGGCTTAGTCAGGCTCGGGGTTCTACACATACTCAACGACTTCATCCTAGGGAGGATTGACATAGCGAGACTTAACTTTGGGGTTCTCTCGCTGATTCCTAAGGTCCCTGGGGCAGACAAGATTACTCAGTTCCGGCCGATTGCTTTGATCAATGTGGTGTTCAAGATTGTGTCCAAAGCCCTGGCCTCTAAGCTTGACCCCATAGCTAATCGTATTATTAGCCCCAATCAAACCGCGTTTATCAAAGGCAGGTTTATCCTGGATGGAGTTCTCGCGCTCCACGAGATAGTCCACGAGCTTAAAATCCGAAAGCAAGGGTGTCTGCTGCTTAAGTTGGACTTTGAGAAAGCGTACGACCACGTCAACTGGAATTTCCTGCAAGAGGTCCTTCGGGCAAAGGGCTTTGATGTCGGGGTTGTCCATCGCATTTCGCAGCTGGTTATGGGAGGACAAACGGCGATATCTATCAACGGAGAAGTGGGCCCCTTCTTCT GTCTTAAAATCAATTACCATAAATCCGAGGTGGTGGTTATGGGTGCATCCGAGCTCCGCAAACAGCAAGTGGCTGACTGGCTGAACTGCAAGCGTGGGGCCTTCCCCTTCATCTACTTGGGCCTCCCCATATCCGACAGAAAGCTCACCATGGAGCAATGGCTTTTCCTTGTCCGAAAGCTGGCTGGCAGG GATGGGATTCGCGCTAAATTTGACTCGCACCGGGCCAGGTTTTATTGGGAAGGATCTGGCCCCAAGAGGCGCTATCACCTTGTCAACTGGCCGACAGTCTGCCGGCCTAAGGAATGTGGAGGGCTGGGACTCCTTAATTCCAAAAAGATGAACATTGCTCTCATGCTGAAGTGGGTGTGGAAGTTGTTCCAACCTGAGAATCCGATCTGGGTGCAgattattcgtgctaagtatccctCAGCGAACAACATCTTCGCAGGATCGGGACATGGGGGTTCCCAATTCTGGCGAAGCTTGCATAAGATCAAGCACTTTTTCAAATTGGGGGCTAGCCGCTTGGTGCAGGACGGCAACCGCACTCTGTTCTGGATGGACAAATGGTTTGGGGACGTGGCTCTAAAGGACAGGTTTCCTACTTTATTCAGCATCTCCGACTCGCAAATGATTACCGTGGGGCAAGTGTGCAGAGGCGGGGGTGCCCTGTCCTTCCGCAGATCGCTTGATCAGCTTGGCATCGCTGACTGGCACCTGTTGAGATCCATCATTGATCAAATTCACCTTGTTCCGGGCCAGGATAGG ATGTGGAAGCCCCTGGCAAAGCCCCTGGATCGGCCGTGGATAGATCACGCGATCGTCGAGCTCAAACTTCTGCACGACGCGGCGGCTCCAAGAAGGGATGACCAAGACACCTGA